Proteins found in one Fusarium oxysporum Fo47 chromosome V, complete sequence genomic segment:
- a CDS encoding kinase-like domain-containing protein: MQLSDREAAHAIRARLEPLGRTGLSIVYIEKGNSKSALKAAGLWLDGEMYDHAAFAEDTSNLFKREAAIYEALGPYPCILKCIGVELMPDGEEAWALRLERAPHGNLREYVGKNEPPTMARRLQVAVDFTEALQYVHDRGVIWGDVSPRNVLVFDDLHIKLCDFAGSILKGKFPELLFTCEPRCWVPGSEGDSTTRSIVEKELFALGTAICEITEWTVPYGPIEIEELQQKLMDGEYPYVGDSNHVKDVIKKLWHFEYSSAQEAVEALRTALIDT, from the coding sequence ATGCAACTCTCGGACCGGGAAGCTGCCCATGCTATCCGGGCCAGACTCGAGCCGCTCGGCCGAACAGGCCTCAGCATCGTGTACATAGAGAAAGGCAATTCCAAGTCCGCTCTGAAGGCAGCTGGGCTTTGGTTAGACGGTGAAATGTATGACCACGCCGCGTTTGCTGAAGATACGAGCAACTTATTTAAGCGCGAAGCTGCCATATATGAAGCTCTTGGTCCATACCCATGCATCCTCAAGTGTATTGGTGTCGAATTGATGcctgatggagaagaagcctggGCTTTGCGTCTTGAGCGGGCGCCGCATGGTAACTTACGGGAATACGTTGGGAAGAACGAACCTCCGACAATGGCTCGTCGCTTGCAAGTAGCTGTCGACTTCACGGAGGCTTTGCAGTATGTCCATGATCGCGGGGTCATTTGGGGCGACGTCTCACCTCGAAATGTTCTTGTCTTCGATGATCTTCACATCAAGCTCTGCGATTTTGCTGGTTCGATTCTGAAGGGCAAGTTCCCCGAGCTTCTCTTTACATGTGAACCTCGTTGTTGGGTGCCAGGATCAGAAGGAGACTCTACTACTCGAAGTATAGTCGAAAAGGAGCTGTTTGCGCTTGGTACTGCAATTTGTGAGATCACAGAATGGACTGTTCCTTATGGGCCAATAGAGATAGAAGAACTTCAGCAGAAACTTATGGATGGAGAGTATCCCTACGTTGGTGACAGTAACCATGTCAAGGATGTTATCAAGAAGTTATGGCATTTTGAGTATAGTTCTGCACAAGAGGCGGTGGAAGCTCTAAGGACAGCTCTCATCGATACATAA